The following coding sequences are from one Aliarcobacter skirrowii CCUG 10374 window:
- the eno gene encoding phosphopyruvate hydratase: MVYIDNIYADEVMDSRGNPTVRATVILSDGTKANAIVPSGASTGKREALELRDGDNRFLGKGVLKAVENVNTKIADELIGQSPFNQAEIDAIMKEIDGTNNYSNLGANAVLGVSMAVARAAATSLNMPLYRYLGGANAMTMPVPMFNIINGGEHANNSVDFQEYMIMPTGFENFNEGLRAVAEIYQHLKKIIDAMGESTAVGDEGGFAPNLKSNEEPISVIMSAIEKAGYKAGEQISIALDVAASELIDEKTKKYVLKGENRELTSAQLVDYYADLCSKYPIVSIEDGLSEDDWDGWKILTEKLGNKVQLVGDDLFVTNAAIVAEGIKKQIANAVLIKPNQIGSVSETMQTIRLAQRNNYNCIMSHRSGESEDAFIADFAVALNCGQIKTGSTARSDRIAKYNRLLEIGSEIAYSEYLGKQPFSKK, from the coding sequence GTGGTATATATTGACAATATTTATGCTGATGAAGTTATGGATTCAAGAGGAAATCCAACTGTTAGAGCAACTGTAATTTTAAGTGATGGTACAAAAGCAAATGCAATAGTTCCAAGTGGTGCAAGTACAGGAAAAAGAGAAGCCCTAGAGTTAAGAGATGGGGATAATAGATTTTTAGGTAAAGGTGTTCTAAAAGCTGTTGAAAATGTAAATACAAAAATTGCAGATGAGTTAATTGGACAAAGTCCATTTAATCAAGCTGAAATTGATGCAATTATGAAAGAAATTGATGGAACAAACAACTACTCAAACCTTGGAGCAAATGCTGTTTTAGGTGTTTCTATGGCAGTAGCACGAGCAGCTGCAACTTCACTTAATATGCCACTTTATAGATACCTTGGTGGAGCAAATGCTATGACTATGCCTGTTCCTATGTTTAATATTATAAATGGTGGAGAGCATGCAAATAACTCTGTAGATTTCCAAGAGTATATGATTATGCCAACAGGTTTTGAAAACTTCAATGAAGGTTTAAGAGCAGTTGCTGAGATTTATCAACACCTTAAAAAAATTATTGATGCAATGGGTGAAAGTACAGCAGTTGGTGATGAGGGTGGATTTGCTCCAAATTTAAAATCAAATGAAGAACCAATTTCTGTTATTATGAGTGCAATTGAAAAAGCTGGATATAAAGCTGGAGAGCAAATATCTATTGCTCTTGATGTTGCAGCTAGTGAGTTAATTGATGAGAAAACAAAAAAATATGTTTTAAAAGGTGAAAATAGAGAATTAACTTCAGCACAGCTTGTTGATTATTATGCTGATTTATGCTCTAAATATCCAATTGTTTCAATTGAAGATGGTTTAAGTGAAGATGATTGGGATGGATGGAAAATCCTAACTGAAAAACTTGGAAACAAAGTTCAATTAGTTGGAGATGATCTATTTGTTACAAATGCAGCTATTGTTGCTGAAGGTATTAAAAAACAGATTGCAAATGCAGTGTTAATTAAGCCAAACCAAATTGGAAGTGTAAGTGAAACTATGCAAACAATCAGACTTGCTCAAAGAAATAACTACAATTGTATTATGAGTCATAGAAGTGGAGAGAGTGAAGATGCATTTATTGCTGATTTTGCTGTTGCATTAAACTGTGGACAAATTAAAACAGGAAGCACAGCAAGAAGTGATAGAATTGCAAAATACAATAGACTTCTTGAAATTGGTTCAGAGATTGCTTATAGTGAATATTTAGGGAAACAACCTTTCTCTAAAAAATAA
- a CDS encoding biotin synthase produces the protein MNNNEEIFLCAICNVESGTCNEDCKFCTQSVKYKADIQRYKLKSIEQIVKEATVARANGAVGFCLVTAGAGLTDKKTKFIAEAAKAVKAANLGLRLIACNGIATIEQLKELKAAGVDNYNHNLETSRDFYPTICTTHTWDERYQTCLNVKEAGLKLVCGGIFGMGETQEDRVSMLEAINSLDPMNVPLNFFHPNEALPIVENSIDIEQAFELVELARKMIPNAHKIMVAGGRELMFGDRQYEIFKRGANAFVIGDYLTTAGKTPKDDVEALEKLGFKIAKHMHLMPDEK, from the coding sequence ATGAACAATAATGAAGAGATTTTTTTATGTGCTATTTGTAATGTTGAAAGCGGTACTTGCAACGAAGATTGCAAATTTTGTACACAAAGCGTAAAATATAAAGCCGATATTCAAAGATATAAACTAAAAAGTATTGAACAAATTGTAAAAGAGGCAACAGTTGCAAGAGCAAATGGAGCTGTTGGATTTTGTTTGGTTACTGCTGGAGCTGGTCTTACAGATAAAAAAACAAAATTTATTGCAGAGGCTGCAAAAGCTGTTAAAGCTGCAAATTTAGGATTAAGATTAATCGCTTGTAATGGTATTGCTACTATTGAGCAACTAAAAGAGCTAAAAGCTGCTGGGGTTGATAACTATAACCATAATTTAGAGACTTCAAGAGATTTTTATCCAACAATCTGTACAACTCACACATGGGATGAGAGATACCAAACTTGTCTAAATGTAAAAGAGGCTGGATTAAAACTTGTTTGTGGTGGAATTTTTGGAATGGGAGAGACTCAAGAAGATAGAGTATCTATGCTTGAAGCTATAAACTCACTTGATCCTATGAATGTACCTTTAAACTTCTTTCACCCAAATGAAGCCCTACCAATAGTTGAAAATTCAATTGATATTGAACAAGCTTTTGAGTTAGTAGAACTTGCTAGAAAAATGATTCCAAATGCACATAAAATAATGGTTGCTGGTGGAAGAGAGTTAATGTTTGGTGATAGACAGTATGAGATTTTTAAGCGTGGAGCAAACGCTTTTGTAATTGGAGATTATCTTACAACTGCTGGAAAAACTCCAAAAGATGATGTTGAAGCACTTGAAAAACTTGGTTTCAAAATTGCTAAACATATGCATTTAATGCCAGACGAAAAATAG
- a CDS encoding AMIN domain-containing protein, whose protein sequence is MKKLPKILLLAVLTISLEARENPFSNYNENVDNSLEIKESIQEEMYIQKIQKEIDEKTSPKEKVAPVVKKPEEKVVTKKELDAIISKTNKQNEQKAKELENIKKELENIKKEPEQVVFVKPRADILSEDETTQESVRTFSIEKTVLPFLKISIADNKLHIMTDYKVTKKFNLDKENKIVFDFKAKTDFATQRETFLDTNFKSLTVGNHKNAGFFRVAVELSDNPSKYNVDVTTGNITISLK, encoded by the coding sequence ATGAAAAAATTACCTAAAATTTTGTTATTAGCTGTTTTAACAATCTCATTAGAAGCTAGGGAAAACCCTTTTTCAAATTATAATGAAAATGTTGATAATAGTTTAGAGATTAAAGAGTCTATTCAAGAAGAGATGTATATTCAAAAAATCCAAAAAGAGATTGATGAAAAAACTTCACCAAAAGAGAAAGTAGCACCAGTTGTAAAAAAACCTGAAGAGAAAGTTGTTACTAAAAAAGAGCTTGATGCAATAATTTCAAAAACAAACAAACAAAATGAACAAAAAGCTAAAGAGCTTGAAAATATTAAAAAAGAGCTTGAAAATATTAAAAAAGAGCCAGAACAAGTTGTTTTTGTAAAACCTAGAGCAGATATACTTAGTGAAGATGAAACTACTCAAGAGAGTGTTAGAACTTTTAGTATTGAAAAAACTGTTTTACCTTTTTTAAAGATATCAATTGCTGATAATAAACTTCATATTATGACTGATTATAAGGTTACAAAAAAGTTTAACCTTGATAAAGAGAATAAAATTGTATTTGATTTCAAAGCAAAAACTGACTTTGCAACACAAAGAGAGACTTTTTTGGATACAAATTTCAAAAGCTTAACAGTAGGAAATCATAAAAATGCAGGTTTCTTTAGAGTTGCTGTAGAACTTAGCGATAATCCATCTAAATACAATGTAGATGTAACTACGGGAAATATTACAATCTCTTTAAAGTAG
- a CDS encoding FtsB family cell division protein has product MKKLSEKARFIVFATFLALFTIFLAYHFANLLLVGDNSLKVYNSLKYKKVYLESENLRLQQENARLQKEYFELKNLEPEE; this is encoded by the coding sequence ATGAAAAAACTAAGTGAGAAAGCAAGATTTATAGTTTTTGCCACATTTTTGGCACTATTTACAATATTTCTTGCATATCACTTTGCAAATCTTCTTTTAGTTGGAGATAATTCTCTTAAAGTTTATAATTCATTAAAGTATAAAAAAGTATACTTAGAGAGTGAAAATTTACGCCTACAACAAGAAAATGCTAGATTACAAAAAGAGTATTTTGAACTTAAAAACTTGGAGCCAGAAGAATGA